Proteins from one Triticum aestivum cultivar Chinese Spring chromosome 7A, IWGSC CS RefSeq v2.1, whole genome shotgun sequence genomic window:
- the LOC123154950 gene encoding anti-H(O) lectin-like — protein MASPRRPTTTLVLVSLLCLYQAPRWAFSLSFSLDFSDLTAGTSILVAGDALISPPALQLTKNSRASYRYKVPLWNGASSEIASFATAFSFWITPEIEDSPNGMAFFLGHLPSLDVPRNSSSSAGGGLLPAFADGTGESRIVAVEFDAFLNHVGIDVSSANSTAASAYATATWPGKNLTSSSVMEATVKYHNDTKLLAVDLLIGDALYQVNATVDLRRTLGEEVAVGFSAANGAAAGLHRILSWSFSSTLPEPKREAPPPAEPPLPTSSYNHRKGALVLLFLGTIAMRCVRIGFQVGFNPSPGHVTLGPDWDAAFLLPP, from the coding sequence ATGGCCTCTCCCCGTCGTCCGACCACCACACTAGTCCTTGTGTCGTTGCTATGCCTCTACCAAGCGCCACGCTGGGCCTTCTCGCTCTCCTTCAGCCTCGACTTCTCCGACCTCACTGCCGGCACGTCgatcctcgtcgccggcgacgcacTCATCAGTCCACCAGCGCTCCAGCTGACGAAAAATAGCCGGGCGTCGTACCGGTACAAAGTGCCTCTATGGAACGGCGCCTCGAGCGAGATTGCTAGCTTCGCCACCGCCTTCTCCTTCTGGATCACCCCAGAGATCGAGGACAGCCCGAACGGGATGGCCTTCTTCCTCGGCCATCTCCCTTCGTTGGACGTCccccgcaacagcagcagcagtgccGGCGGCGGCCTCCTCCCGGCCTTCGCGGACGGGACAGGCGAGAGCCGGATCGTGGCGGTGGAGTTCGACGCCTTCCTCAACCATGTCGGCATCGACGTCAGCTCCGCCAACTCCACGGCCGCATCCGCGTACGCGACGGCGACCTGGCCGGGCAAGAACCTCACGTCGTCCAGTGTGATGGAGGCCACCGTGAAGTACCACAATGACACCAAATTGCTGGCCGTCGATCTCCTCATCGGCGATGCCCTGTACCAGGTCAATGCAACCGTTGACCTGCGCAGAACCCTAGGGGAGGAGGTCGCAGTCGGCTTCTCCGCGGCGAATGGCGCCGCCGCCGGGCTGCACAGGATACTGTCGTGGTCGTTCAGTTCCACTCTGCCCGAACCAAAGCGGGAGGCGCCGCCGCCTGCTGAACCTCCTCTCCCAACCAGCAGCTACAACCACAGGAAGGGAGCATTAGTCCTACTATTCTTAGGAACAATCGCCATGAGGTGTGTCCGGATAGGATTTCAGgttggattcaacccatcaccggGCCATGTTACCTTAGGCCCCGATTGGGATGCTGCATTTTTGCTACCCCCGTAA
- the LOC123149451 gene encoding BTB/POZ and MATH domain-containing protein 2, whose product MSCFTGVSIIDGEQCCYEASAVVDAGGADSGYHLLVVRGYSRTKQELSAGESITSDAFTVGGHCWYIEYYPKGENPDCGDFISLYVTNYDDSLKEPLETKFCFSFVDEVEKQTPMYIRVAGKTCRFTDGRCSWGTDKFVRRDALERSSDLKGDCFTIRCDVMVIRKDPKAEDAGGHDTKVLLSDIDQHFNILLQTKVGADVTFKVSGETFVAHRCVLAARSMVFMAQLFGPMKETSAVIQIKDMEAKVFKALLSFIYTDSFPVMEKATMEEDAMVEVMEDGQEKEAVEDEMLLQWLQDLLVAADRYDVQRLKCICEKQLSENIGVSTVMSALALAEQHHCQGLKEACLKFIQVQSPSCLQTVMATNGWDHVVSTYPSVLKELFLKFASNQRK is encoded by the coding sequence ATGTCGTGCTTCACCGGCGTCTCTATCATCGACGGCGAGCAGTGCTGTTACGAGGCGTCGGCCGTGGTGGACGCCGGCGGCGCGGACAGCGGGTACCACTTGCTCGTGGTCCGTGGATACTCGCGCACCAAACAAGAGTTGTCCGCCGGCGAGAGCATCACCTCCGATGCTTTCACCGTAGGAGGCCATTGCTGGTACATCGAGTACTACCCCAAGGGCGAAAACCCAGACTGCGGCGACTTCATTTCTCTCTATGTCACCAATTACGACGACAGTCTCAAAGAGCCCCTGGAGACCAAGTTTTGTTTCAGCTTCGTTGACGAGGTTGAGAAGCAGACGCCAATGTACATTCGTGTGGCTGGTAAGACTTGCCGATTCACCGACGGCCGTTGTTCCTGGGGCACCGACAAGTTTGTGAGAAGAGATGCCCTTGAACGATCATCGGACCTAAAGGGTGATTGCTTCACCATCCGGTGTGATGTCATGGTCATTCGCAAGGATCCCAAAGCCGAGGATGCCGGTGGTCATGACACCAAGGTGCTCCTGTCTGACATAGACCAGCATTTTAACATTCTCCTTCAAACCAAGGTGGGTGCTGATGTGACATTCAAGGTCAGCGGCGAGACCTTCGTCGCACACCGCTGTGTGCTCGCTGCCCGATCCATGGTGTTCATGGCACAACTATTTGGCCCCATGAAGGAGACATCCGCCGTCATACAGATCAAAGACATGGAAGCAAAAGTGTTCAAGGCACTGCTTAGCTTTATCTACACAGACTCATTCCCTGTGATGGAGAAGGCCACCATGGAGGAGGATGCAATGGTGGAAGTTATGGAAGATGGGCAAGAAAAGGAGGCAGTAGAGGATGAAATGTTGCTGCAATGGCTTCAAGACTTGTTGGTAGCGGCTGACAGATATGATGTCCAGCGGCTCAAGTGCATCTGTGAGAAGCAGTTGTCTGAGAACATAGGTGTGAGCACGGTGATGTCCGCTCTTGCTCTAGCCGAGCAGCACCACTGCCAGGGATTAAAGGAGGCGTGCTTGAAGTTTATCCAAGTCCAGTCCCCCTCGTGCTTGCAAACAGTAATGGCAACTAATGGTTGGGATCATGTAGTTTCGACCTATCCCTCAGTTCTGAAGGAGCTCTTTCTCAAGTTTGCTTCGAACCAGCGAAAGTAA